The Epinephelus moara isolate mb chromosome 21, YSFRI_EMoa_1.0, whole genome shotgun sequence DNA window GCATgctgctctcacacactgacacacactgagCTTAAATACCTGCTGCACTAATCCtgatgagtgtgtgtctctgtaacacacacacacacatacacacacacactgaggacatCAGTGGTTCAGGACTTCCTATTGGCTGACAGGATTTAGTGAATTTACTTGTACCCTTCGTGTTCGTGCAACAACCAACAGAATTGTTCTGAATTTTCCAGCGATTGAATTTTACTCTGAGACACaagtcctctacctgctcaggtactctgtcctctacctgctcaggtactctgtcctctacctgctcaggtactctgtcctctacctgctcagatactctgtcctctacctgctcaggtactctgtcctctacctgttcAGGTACGCTGTccactacctgctcaggtactctgcaACAACCAACAGAATTGTTCTGAATTTTCCAGCGATTGAATTTTACTCTGAGACACaagtcctctacctgctcaggtactctgtcctctacctgctcaggtactctgtcctctacctgttcAGGTACGCTGTccactacctgctcaggtatgctgtcctctacctgctcaggtactctgtcctctacctgttcaggtactctgtactctacctgctcaggtacgctgtactctacctgctcaggtactctgtccactacctgctcaggtatgctgtactctacctgctcaggtacgctgtactctacctgctcaggtaccctgtcctctacctgctcaggtatgctgtactctacctgctcggGTACTCtatactctacctgctcaggtactctgtccactacctgctcaggtaccctgtactctacctgctcaggtatgctgtactctacctgctcaggtacccGCTCAGGTAccctgtactctacctgctcaggtatgctgtactctacctgctcaggtaccctgtactctacctgctcaggtatgctgtactctacctgctcaggactctacctgctcaggtaccctgtactctacctgctcaggtatgctgtactctacctgctcaggttgTGTTAGATTTGTTACAGTAACTGAATTCAGTCTCAGTAAATAAAAGGAGTCCTGAGGAACTCTGTCATTAAACAGAACTCAGTCAGTGTGATCAACACGTATATAAATGATTATTGATCGTTCATACGAAGCGTCTCAGCTTTGGTCTGTAAACATTCTGTATTGATCTGTTGGAGGTGATTACATTTATTAATGagtaaaaactgaaactgaaataaactgATGGAGTTTGTCACAGGTGaggtcaggtgtgtgtgtgtgtgtgtgtgtgtgagagactgtGTGCTCTGTGCTGCGTTCAGGGTCAGTCTGTGTTTAGCTCATGTGCTGATCTCAGGGTTAAACTAGTTAAACACACTCAGATCAGGTTTATATAACAACTGTTCCTGGATCAGATTAAACTGGATTAAGACAATAAGAggacactcactcactcactcactcactcactcacNCTTCTGTCCTCTTGTCTGCTCTCTGTCGGAGTTCGACTGAGGGCAGGGCTCCCCTCCACCCAACTAagaacacactcactcactcactcactcactcactcactcactcacacacactcacacactcacacactcacacacacacacacacacacacacacgttttcaGGTGACGTTAATTTCAGATGTTCTGATTCTGGATCTGAATAATCAGAAGTCGAGACTGAcgtgtaaatgtttgttttattttagatttgtgtgtaaataaaaaatcaatatctgaTTATTGATAATATGACACTGATGTGAACACGCTGAGGAACAGCTACATCTAGTGGCTGTTAGACGAACTGCAGCTCAACACAGAACAGACCTGAGATCAGTTCACGCGTCACACAGTGATGAACAGAGTGTTGAGTTAAATTGTCCTCTCAGCGCACTCAGTCCTCACAGAGACATGAAGTTATCAGTGTGAGTTCAGTAGAGCTTCATGGAGGCTGCGAACAGCTCGCTCAGGTCCTCCTCAGTGTGCTCTCTGGGAGACAGTTTGGTCACTCGCTcctgaaacacaacaacaagatcccttaaaaaaaaaaaaaaaaacactacatgAAAGTGAAATATTTTACAAACCCATGaaagatttaaaatgtttttaaggttCAGGGATTTAATTTTATCCTTATTCCTTAAAAAGCCCTTAAAATGTGCACATCATTTACTTTGAATGTCTTAAAGTGGCCTTAACTATTCAATTAAGGTAGAAATTCAATAAGCAAAGAAATTCCCTGTCATGGTGACGTGTGTTGATACAAACAGTCAGGGCTGTAGTTAAAGTATTAACTGCGGGGGACCCCCCACAGACATGTCTAACCCCCCCCAATACAtattgataaataaatgtttggaAACTGCTCCGCCGTCAAAAATCATCATCAGATGAGTCATAAACAAACAGTTTCTCTGTTTCATCATTTTGATGTGAAAATTCTAAAACATTAAATGAACACAGGAAGTGTGACGATGAAAACTGAACTAACACAAACGACCGGTTTGATCATCTGAAGCTTTTACACATGAATTGAAACTTTCCCACTCTTCTGAGGGTCAGTGAAGTGACACACCTGAGGGATGGTTCCTTTCACCAGCGCTGGGATGTCGTCTTTACTGTATCCCACAGCTCCCAGTCCGTCCTCCACCTGCAGGTCAAACAGGAACTGACGCAGCGTGTCGGCCAGAACACCGCCCGCATCCTCTCTCTTCACCTGCCGAATGTCTgcacctgaacgcaacacagagTCTGTTactgcacctgaacacaacacagagactgcacctgaacgcaacacagagTCTGTTACTgcacctgaacgcaacacagagTCTGTTactgcacctgaacacaacacagagtcTGTTACTgcacctgaatgcaacacagagTCTGTTactgcacctgaacacaacacagagacTGTTactgcacctgaacacaacacagagtcTGTTactgcacctgaacacaacacagaggGTCTGTCAACATGTGGGTGGTGTGAGGAATACTGAATGTCACTGAACGCTCCCCATACACTGTATATTTGAATAATAAAGATGGCCGACGTGTCAGCTCCCAGAAGGTGAAGCTCAAACATCTGAGCGCCCTCTGGTGGCTGGCTGGTCATAAACCTCTGAACATGTTCCaagtaaattaaatgtttccaTCAGATGGTTTCTGTCGGTTCAGTTTATCACAGGTTGTTGATTCGAGTGTTTctgatcagtttgttttttggttgcCGAGTAACGAACTCTGCACGCTGACCGAATCACATCTGAACCACCAAGTTCTGATTCAGGTTAAATCCATCTGAGCCAGATTTCACTATCTAAGAGCATCTGTGTGAGAACGACGTGTTTAGATGAAGGTTAGCGTCCATAAGGCTGGACGCCACCACGCTGGAGCCCCGCCGCTGCTGTGCCGGTTGCTATGGCTACAGGTGGAGCTCTGCTTGTGTCGTGTCATTTACTATAAACTGTATCATactgtgttgttttatattgAATGATCCAGGACTGTCAGGTGAACAGGTGAACAGGTAAACAGGTACCAAGGATCTCTGCAGCCTCCAGGTGGCGCTCTGGACACATTGGGGCTGTGAAGTTGAAGACGGCCGGAGATGTGAGGACCACTGAGAGACCATGAggctgtggacacacacacacacacacacacacacacacacacacagtgtgtcacTGTTGATTATCGACctgtttggttttaaattttCAAAGTTAATGAGGTGGATTTTATAAACTTCATACCAGCAAATCtctgcaaacaaacattttaatatattaataataatcattaaataaaacctggagttttctttttttctgaaactCTTCATCTTTAACGGTTTATAATATAAatctttaatattttctgtttttcatgagTTTGATAAAAACtgtcacatgaacacaccgaCTTAAAACTAAATTTGTCCAGAAATGAGTcaaactcatttatttattttgtaaacagGAAGAACAGCAGCTCTGGTTTTATGAAGTCCTAAGTGGAGTTCCTCAGGGAACCTGTTCGGGTCCTCTGTGGTTTTCCGGTTTAACAGTTCAGGTTTAACTTTTCATGGTATCGTCTCATTTtcttgaaacaaaaacaaacaatggactgagaatattttctgtttttgtctttcattaATTTTCTACACCTGAGCCTCATTTATTATTTCTGATTCTGTTTGTCCACTAATGCTGAGGAGCAATGATCTTATCTTAACAGGAGTTTTAAGAAAATATGATTGTGGGactcattaaaacatttttttgaatgtAAACATTTTTGATTTCAGTGACTTCCTAAGCCAGATTTTGACTGATATCTGAGAACCACAAGTGTGGGACTGTTATGATGTAACATTCAGGCAGCTCAGTGTAGTTCCATCACTCACCACCAGAGGGTGCTCCACATTGTAACCCTTCGCTGAATGAGTCTTCACGCTACCAGCGATTGGATACGACATCCCatgactgcagagagaaaacaacACACCAAAACATTTCTATTCAGCCTTCAGTACTAAAATGTATCccttaattgtttttaaatgaatttacCAATTAAAAATGATGTAATTTAGGTGTCCCTGTTGGGGTTAAGGAGTTaactaataaaaaaattaatggTTCATGATGCATTTAAGTATGCTTGAACAGATCATCTGCACAGGTTAGGGACttttaagttgttgtttttttaccatttaaaaATCCCCTAAACCATGAACCAAATAATATGCAAATTAAATGGGTTCACTCCAAATTTGGGAACAATTAATCGACAAAAAAAGGATTATTATATTTAAGGGTTTTGTTAATGTACTATCACCACAGTtgaggattttttaaaaaggtaaacacccttaaaaatgacaaaataaaacattggcGGTTCGTGGTTTTGTTTCTCACCACAGATGGACTCCGGCGTTTCCGAAACCGATGCCGGCAAACACGCTGGCCAGGTGCATGCTGGACCGAGCCTCCAGATCCTCAGGGTCTCGCACCGCTCTGTAAAcaaccaaccaatcaatcaaaCCAATCAACCAATTGATCAGCCAGATATCCTGCTCCTGAGGTTTTCTGCTTTACAATTTTAATATTTACCACAAAGTTTTTACAGAccaaaaagttttatttaaagtaaaaactctgaatgtacgttttctttttaaatttcacattttgtttttatttatatattttttaaagtgtcacttaaatctttatttaaacataactgttttaatttaattgagtttgttttatttaaattaaatctaaCATTTTAAGTTAGTTTTAACAACATTTCAGACCAAACCTTAATAAAGTTAAGTTAATCAATCTCTGTAACTTTTGAGTATTTAAACTCTTTCTAAATGAATCAAGATGCTGGTATGAATTTATTTCATGACCTACAgtctgtaaaaacattgaaCCCTCCTAATACGCTCAGACGGTTaaaactcaaacaaacaaacaaacaaacaaacaaacaggataAAGCCTTAAACCTCAGAGTGATGGTTGTTTACATGAGGAGAGCAGCAGGTCTGGATCAGCGCTGGAGTTCCTCAGGGATCATGTTCGGGTCATCTGTGGTTCTCCACAATTCACATTCACCTCCAGTTAAACTTTACTCACCGTTTCATGTACTTAGCGACCACGTTGAGGGCGTGGCGGGACCAGACATCACTGATGGGGTTGCTGCCCTGGTAGGCGGGGCGGTTGATGGGGTTGGGGGGGCAGGGGCTCCTCTGGTTGTAGGGCAGCGCAGTGTACGACTCCAGAGCATGACTGAGGgaataaaacacagattattaTCGGGATTATTTTGTGACTTATCTGATAACAACTCATTACATCACCACCACGAAAACAACGAGCAACTACCAGCCTGAAATACCCACATCTTTGTTCAAGCCCCATACTCtcaaaaatactgtaaaaaataaaaacaacacatatacAACAACTTACGCAAATAGAAattaagtaaaaataataaatgacatGATAAAAACAATCTTCTAATTAACTGACTGAAGATgaaatttaaaaagacaaaagttcAAATAAAGATTTAAACTGTCCTTGTGTCTCATGAGTCTCATGAAATCATTAACACACTGTGAACACATCACTGAGACACTCTGATACTGTCTGTAGGTGAAATGTTGCTCTGATCTGAAAACACTCTGCAGGGTCAAAGGCACGGCTGCTCCACAGCGATTCCACGAGCCCACGTTCAAACCAGAGAATAAAAACTTCAGATAGTTTGAGAACCTTTGAACGTCGACAGAATCAGTCTCTGCTTGTCGAGAGTAAAATGATCTGAACATTAAataatcaaaacaaataaaaataataaaaataacgtCATGCTGGACGGACAGACCAGAGCACGTCGAAGCCGCTGTTGGCGGCGACTCTCTCGGGCATGCTCAGTGTGTGCATCGGGTCCACGATGCCCAGTGTGGGTCTGATGGCTCTGCTGGCGATACCTGAAcacaaacaaccaatcacagctcagACTGATGCTATGATGTCACCGTTCAGACTTCATTTAATGAACTGGGAGTTTTTGGAGCACAGAGACTTTAAATATCACAAACGTCTTCAAACAGCAAAGTTTTCACgctgaaaacaaaagtgtcaCTTTCACCTGTTTTAGCTTTGAGAGGCTCAAAGTCAAAGATGGCGACGCCGGTGGTCTCACTGCCGGTGCCGGCGGTCGTAGGAACTGAGGGACAAAGTACAGATCAGAGAAAACACATTAACGAGGAGACTCTTCACCTCTGACATCTTCGCTGTGTGAGGAGCCTTGAACCCACGCTGCCAGATAAGACAAGAAAACATCAGCGGGTTCTAGTTTCAGACCGTCTGAAGGATCTGAAACGAAACGCTGTGAAGAATCGTTTGTTCTTCAGTCTCACGTCTGATCATTAATGAACTTTAGTTTaatccatgttttcattcactgctgtttggatttttggaTCAATGGAAGATGTAATGTGAcctataaacaaacaacagggggaattaatttaataaatcataaatgaacaaaaacaaactcaataaaaatgaacaattaAATTTGGTTAAGTTCAGAGATGAGACTGAAATCCTCACATTCATGAACAtttatgcaatttttttttgttcagcaggaagaaaagaaaataatttactttattaaactgaactaaactaataaaaatgatttaagtcGGAAGTGAAAATgacttttaaacattaatttgataaatgtttatatttgaCCAGACTGGAAGAAATTAAtctgacatttaaaaatcaacTCAATCTAAAAAATTTAACCATTTGCATtgatgttattatttattatttcacaaCTCACAGACACAAGCTCCAGGTCAACATGTttactgtattatattttttaatattcagcAGGAGGGACAAAAATAGTTTTATTAATttacataaatatatttaatttaactgataaaaaaaataagaatcaaaGGTAGAAAGTGAAAATTAACCCAAAACCCCTCAAAATGTTCATGACGAGGACAAGACGGAGACATAACAGATTTCCATGTAAAAATctacttaattaaaaaaagtaataatctGCATTGTTGTTAATATTATTCAGTATTAGTCATCTCACAGACACCAGATGTTGTATCTTATATgaactaaataataataatatgtaatcaagttaaacataaatataaaaaggtaTTAATAGCTTTCTTTTCTTCAACGTTTGGCCAGAAAGACAGAAGTGGTTTTATCAATATATTAATTAAATAACTTAAGTTAGAgaggctttaaaaaaataatctgatggAATATTTATTCAGGAAGGTCTGAGGAAAAATGAAGAACATAAAACAACTGAATaattttattaatgtttaattaaattttaataaATGGTTAGTTTTAaatctgataaatatttaaaacattaaatgtataaattgtatttgaaataaagataaaagtaGTTGTAGTtatgttggtgtttttgtttccttatcaataatcaaatgtttttttaattcattttcagaATCTGATCAGCTGTTACCTGCGATGAGTGGCTTCAGAGCTCCGGTGATCGGCTTCCCTTTGCCGATCGGAGCGTTGACAAAGTCCAGGAAGTCGGCATCGGGGTGACACGCGTACAGATTGGCTGCCTTACAGGTGTCAATCACAGAGCCACCGCCCACCGCCACGAACACGTCGAAGGAACCGTTTTTAGCAAACGAGATGGCGTCTTTAAAActgcaacacacagacagacagagagacagagggcgacactgttgtttttacagtgtaaatatTAACTGATTAAagttacactgtaaaaaatgtccACACCAAAATCACAACAAAACTTTTACTGAATTTCACCTTTGACCTCGTGCACTGTGACGACTGTCTGTCcactgttcttttattttttctaatatattttatttgttgtgtcgTTAAAGTCTTTTTTATGTTCTTTTACTTCTATTTTTtgtgaaacaaatatttttgaataaGATTTTATAATAGTTATAATATTATTTTCTAAATGTCAGGGATCTGATTCTGTCCTAATTTAACAAACTGAAATAATCTCAGTTTTCAgttaaacatttcaacaacacaacaaataagACTTCATAATGTCACCTTACTTTAATAAACGTTTACTCACTgtgttacttcctgtttacatcttTGTAcagttatatttttttattttacatcacacatacatttatatttcatgCATCCCTGTTTACattaccatttatttattttgccatccacaaatatattttatatttttgcactattttatgtcttagacttaatttgtgttttcatattttagACATAATTAATGAGTGTTGTTGGAGGACGCCTGAAATCTAACGACTGCTTCTCTGTAATGGTCGTGCACGATGATAAATAACTAGGAAACTTTTCAGATCCAAAAAGAACTGCAGATAAATGTGACTTAACATAAAGCAAAACTCtttaactaaataaaaaaactacTGTTGTCCTATCAGAGGCCAGTCTGCACGACTGCTTATTATCCTCATAAACCTGCATGAAgccacagcagcatttaaacacttcagaaataaaaaacaacatgtaaaaagcagctttcagctgcagctcaggACATTTACGACTTTAAATAAAAAGTCATTTCAAACGTTTCATGCAAACATTTTAGTGACCGTCAAAACTACACGTGGGACCCTAACTCCAACATCAATCTAATCAGAATTCAAACTTTGTCTCAGAAACCACGTCTAAACTCTGAAATCAATGGGAAGAATTGTAGGACCAGTGAGTCCTCACAACGACAGTATGGAAACAGGTGTAAGTCCTCATAATGTAGGATCACCAGATTAAATAACAAAGAGTCAGATACACTCTAAAGTGTCCTGATAAAAATGAACCCTTTGTTGTCTCTACATGGAAACCTGAGTCCATTACTGttgatttttactttaaaactaagtcctcctctctctctgacttCTACGGGAGCTTGGAAAAGGAAACGTTTCCTCTGATGAGACGCCACGCAGACAGAATGAGTCTGTTCGGCTCAACATACGTGAGCAAACACTTAACGCCGAACAAAAGCAGACTAAGAACCAAAATGGCCGACAGCCATCTTCGTGATGTCCTTTGCTTCTCAACCACCACGTTTACACCTGACCTGCCAGCCACCCTTCAGTCCATAGAATGCTGTTTCCATTTGAGGTGAGTTAAAAATATATTACACAGTATTCATGTGTTAATCAGCAGGGCTGGTGTGCAGGTACACACGTGCCACAAATATCAATAATGTGTAAAATCACTTCTGTCACTACTTGGCTTCTGCATACAGTGACACTGACTCTCTTGTCTACACGTGTTTCTTCTTAACACACGAAGGACTAAACATCGCTGCGCACACACTAAGCAAAATCAGCTGACTGCAACTTTCCCTTCTGTGAGGCAGATTCAGATTTGTCCGCATTTTTGGCACGAGTGGCGTCAGATCAGCCGCCGCAGCTGGACTGTCAGCGCCGCTGATACTCACCAGAGGAACTGACTAAGAATAATGTGCTCCCAGTTAATGAGCCCAGTTCAGTCCATTAGAGTCGCTAACATTTTCTAACAGACGTTACTTGGTGTGTTCTGAAGCCCATTAACTTCCATAACAAGCTTGAAATGCACCATCCCATTGACTGTTCCTTCTCTGTGCAGCGCTGTGAGCGGCTTCACCATCCTGACTGAGGACTAATCTGAGGCTGCTGCTCTGAGAATGAGCTGTCAACTCTGTGCTGAATAAATAATGTGAAGCTGTGATGTAGGCTGGTTTTTTTCTTAAAGCATATTTGAACAACTTTCTAACTTTAAGACACGACAGGCTTTACAGCTCAGCTCGGGTCAGTGGCCCGGCCCTACGGATATTTGTCTGTATGTGGCCCTCAGTGAAAAAAGTTTGGCCCCCCTGCTGTAGAGAGTACATGGACTACCCTCATCAGCATATTTTTTGTTACTGTCTCTACAcctgacagccaatcagagagcagcaggTGTCTCACCTGGTGTCGGTGGGCTCCACCCGCACGTTGTCGTACACTTTGTAATTGACTCCGTTCTTGGCCAGAGACTCCAGGACGGCCTTCACCGGTGGGAGATGGGACAAGTTCTTGTCTGTCATCAGACAGACGTTCCGAGCTCCGAGGTTCTGCAGGTCCTGCAGGAGAACCGAAGAAAAACTTTATTCATATCTAACGAACAGAC harbors:
- the adhfe1 gene encoding hydroxyacid-oxoacid transhydrogenase, mitochondrial, with the translated sequence MAGRDRVVHLLRQLERAACRCPAHSNTFHQGAGAATCTVRKTDYAFEMASSNIRYGDGVSREIGMDLQNLGARNVCLMTDKNLSHLPPVKAVLESLAKNGVNYKVYDNVRVEPTDTSFKDAISFAKNGSFDVFVAVGGGSVIDTCKAANLYACHPDADFLDFVNAPIGKGKPITGALKPLIAVPTTAGTGSETTGVAIFDFEPLKAKTGIASRAIRPTLGIVDPMHTLSMPERVAANSGFDVLCHALESYTALPYNQRSPCPPNPINRPAYQGSNPISDVWSRHALNVVAKYMKRAVRDPEDLEARSSMHLASVFAGIGFGNAGVHLCHGMSYPIAGSVKTHSAKGYNVEHPLVPHGLSVVLTSPAVFNFTAPMCPERHLEAAEILGADIRQVKREDAGGVLADTLRQFLFDLQVEDGLGAVGYSKDDIPALVKGTIPQERVTKLSPREHTEEDLSELFAASMKLY